The genomic DNA tttataaatatttctcaatttttataagctaaaataaaataaaatataaagttaatatttgttattatttatataaatataatcatGTGGgtgtattattattttaatcttTATAAGCGCTCGTATACTTACTAAACGCGATATTATAACATTCATGGCAATCTGACGTTCCAAAGTTTATTTTCTCAGTAATCTAATATTCCTTATAATCTAATATTTCACGAGCCATACGCAACCTGAGAAATCCAAATTTAGCTAATAGCCTAAATAACTTGTCTTCACATCACAATAACATTTAtttaatacatttttttttcggtagatcatttatttaatatatattttatttaacttttgtacatttattgtTACGCGCCGCCCTCCATTTAATCCATGGCCCAACCCCACGCGCCGGCGGCCGGCTCCTAATCCCTAcgcccaccatcagcagccgCCCGCTCGGCCCTCGATCTCAGCCAGTCAACCACTTCCCCGAACACCTTCTCGACGCTCTCCTCCGGCTCGCCGAGCAGCTGATGCCACATCCCCGGGTAGATCCTCATGGTCTTGTCCGTACTCGAGGCGCGCGAGTACAGCTCCTTGACGCACTCCGGGTCGCACACCACGTCGCCCTCCCCGTGCACGATGATGAAGGGCACCTCCACCTCCTCGAACCTCCCTTGCAGCTCCCTGCACACCCTCAGAAGCTCGTTTGCTGTGGCTGCCCGCGGCCTCGCCACGGTCCTCTTCGGGCTCGCCAGGGCCAGCTTCCGCTTCCACTCCACCTTGAACGACACGTCCGGGATGGTCCCCCGCGTCGGCACCACGCGCCAGGTCGGGATCAGGGCGGCGGCGATGAAGAGCAAGTGCTCGAGCGGCCACGGCGGCTTGAACTTGTCGCTGATCCCACACATGGCTCCGTTCAGGACCAGCCCGTCCCACTTCCCCTTCTGCCTGAGCGTGATGTAGAGGGAGATCGCGCCGCCGAGGGACTCGGCATAGAGGAACGCAGGGAGCCCCGGGCGGTGGCGGGCGCGGAAGGAGTCGAAGAATGAGATGCAGTCGTCGACGACGAGGTTGATGTCCGGTATGTGGGCGATGAGGCCGTCGGAGTGGCCGTGCCCCTGGTGGTCGAGTGCGCAGACGGCGAAGCCCGACTCGGCGAAGAGGATGGCGGTGAGCTGGATGAACCAGCTGGACTCACCGGTGTAGCCATGGACCATCGCAACGATGCCGATGGGCTCCGCCGGGGGGAGTGGGGTCCACCACTGCGTGAAAAGCTTCATCCCCCGAGAGTTGGTGAT from Punica granatum isolate Tunisia-2019 chromosome 2, ASM765513v2, whole genome shotgun sequence includes the following:
- the LOC116197374 gene encoding caffeoylshikimate esterase-like; the protein is MVHPIAEAKENSLFGSLTAEEFYARHSVSHGSEFITNSRGMKLFTQWWTPLPPAEPIGIVAMVHGYTGESSWFIQLTAILFAESGFAVCALDHQGHGHSDGLIAHIPDINLVVDDCISFFDSFRARHRPGLPAFLYAESLGGAISLYITLRQKGKWDGLVLNGAMCGISDKFKPPWPLEHLLFIAAALIPTWRVVPTRGTIPDVSFKVEWKRKLALASPKRTVARPRAATANELLRVCRELQGRFEEVEVPFIIVHGEGDVVCDPECVKELYSRASSTDKTMRIYPGMWHQLLGEPEESVEKVFGEVVDWLRSRAERAAADGGRRD